One Chitinispirillales bacterium ANBcel5 genomic window carries:
- a CDS encoding GrpB family protein, whose translation MPKVVASPANTTTFLNYRAKSPMKKPLSQMSLEELWQLFPIILREHTTRYKEWYLSEKEAIEKIVGAKNIRRISHMGSSAVRGLIAKPTVDILLEIDYNCDTDTVKNKLQNADWTLMAFKKDDYFEMSFNKGYTPNGFAQKVYHLHVRFPGDWDELYFRDYLLSNKDVAIRYGELKQRLKERYEHNRDAYTEGKTEFVSKWTCKARELFGGRYQP comes from the coding sequence ATGCCAAAAGTCGTTGCGTCGCCTGCTAACACCACTACATTTTTGAATTACAGAGCTAAATCACCTATGAAAAAACCACTATCCCAAATGAGTTTAGAAGAACTCTGGCAGCTGTTTCCCATAATCCTGCGTGAACATACTACCAGGTATAAAGAATGGTATTTATCAGAAAAAGAGGCGATAGAGAAGATCGTAGGGGCAAAAAATATCAGGCGGATAAGTCACATGGGGAGCAGTGCAGTCAGGGGGCTGATTGCAAAACCAACTGTTGATATACTACTGGAAATCGATTATAACTGTGATACCGATACAGTGAAAAATAAGCTGCAAAATGCCGACTGGACACTTATGGCATTTAAAAAGGATGATTACTTTGAGATGTCATTTAATAAGGGTTACACCCCTAATGGGTTTGCTCAGAAAGTTTATCATCTCCATGTTCGTTTCCCCGGGGATTGGGATGAGTTGTATTTCAGGGATTATCTGTTAAGCAATAAAGATGTGGCAATACGCTATGGAGAATTAAAACAGCGCTTAAAGGAGCGTTACGAGCATAACAGAGATGCTTATACAGAGGGTAAAACTGAGTTTGTTTCAAAATGGACTTGCAAGGCAAGAGAGCTGTTTGGTGGGAGATATCAGCCCTGA
- a CDS encoding DUF4914 family protein has product MTVCTTEILDKMIVPEHVKDVLRAAKSYQFIGNRAGLLDVALGNPQNKTFDVGYDVNGNYVKEVQVNRCKNGFAVNYLEEYMRRRDPECMLIGDDKPTDKVTFKERQGKEFGGVREETFEWLKQQDLIVTAFTVGAFEDDEGYGGLLVAPANAGFFVAGLADLQGILDIFKLDHDFKVHTTLYLAPPFRHTHFDGKQVVVHNRCDDLYEIFSYNLYPGPSAKKGVYGVLLSIGEKEEWTTLHASTVQVVTPYDNVSTIMHEGASGSGKSEMLEHVHREEDGRLLLGENCVNSNERKYLTLPHGCVLNPVTDDMAMCHTSAQNDSKQVVACDAEQAWFVRLNHLLHYGTDPHLEKVTIHPEEPLIFLNLEGAPDSTILVWDHIQDKPGVPCPNPRVILPRHLVPGTVNGMVEVQLRNFGIRTPPCTKEMPTYGIVGYLHFLSPALAWLWRLVAPRGHANPSITESEALTSEGVGSYWPFASGRFVDHANLLLRQIIETPETRYSLTPNQHVGAWKVSFMPQWISREYLSRRGMARFKADQLVESRCSLLGHTLKSMQVEGSPIPHELLRVEEQPEVGIEGYDKGAEILHGFFRKELEKFRDDGLDSIGRKIIECCMDNGSDEDYEKLINS; this is encoded by the coding sequence ATGACTGTGTGTACAACTGAAATTCTGGACAAAATGATTGTGCCGGAGCATGTGAAAGATGTCTTGCGTGCGGCAAAATCATATCAGTTTATCGGAAATCGCGCAGGGCTGCTCGATGTGGCACTCGGCAATCCGCAGAATAAGACTTTTGATGTGGGTTATGATGTAAATGGTAACTATGTAAAAGAGGTTCAGGTTAACAGGTGTAAAAATGGTTTTGCGGTGAACTATCTTGAGGAATACATGCGCCGAAGAGATCCCGAGTGTATGTTGATAGGTGATGACAAGCCGACCGACAAAGTCACCTTTAAAGAACGGCAGGGAAAAGAGTTTGGTGGCGTACGTGAAGAAACGTTTGAATGGCTTAAGCAACAGGACCTGATTGTCACCGCTTTTACGGTCGGCGCGTTTGAGGATGATGAAGGCTACGGAGGGTTACTGGTCGCTCCTGCAAATGCCGGATTTTTTGTGGCTGGACTTGCCGATCTGCAGGGTATACTGGATATCTTTAAGCTTGACCATGACTTTAAGGTTCATACCACACTCTATCTTGCCCCTCCTTTCCGTCACACTCATTTTGATGGTAAGCAGGTAGTGGTACATAACCGTTGTGATGATCTTTATGAGATTTTTTCCTACAATCTCTACCCTGGTCCCAGTGCCAAAAAGGGAGTCTACGGTGTGTTGTTGTCAATAGGTGAGAAAGAGGAGTGGACTACCCTGCACGCATCCACTGTTCAGGTGGTAACACCCTATGACAATGTGTCTACAATTATGCATGAAGGTGCAAGCGGAAGCGGAAAAAGTGAGATGCTTGAGCATGTTCACCGTGAAGAGGACGGACGCCTTCTTCTGGGCGAAAATTGTGTAAACAGCAATGAACGTAAATATCTTACTCTTCCCCACGGATGCGTTCTCAATCCCGTTACCGATGATATGGCAATGTGTCATACTTCTGCTCAGAATGACAGCAAACAGGTGGTGGCCTGTGATGCGGAACAGGCATGGTTTGTACGGTTAAATCACCTGCTTCATTATGGTACTGATCCTCATCTTGAAAAGGTGACTATACATCCCGAAGAACCTCTTATATTCCTTAATCTTGAAGGTGCTCCGGACTCAACGATTCTGGTCTGGGATCATATCCAGGACAAGCCAGGAGTGCCGTGTCCTAATCCCCGGGTTATACTGCCGCGTCATTTGGTTCCTGGAACGGTGAACGGTATGGTTGAAGTACAGTTGCGAAACTTCGGGATCCGTACTCCTCCTTGTACAAAAGAGATGCCGACCTATGGAATCGTAGGGTATCTGCATTTCCTTTCGCCTGCACTGGCATGGCTGTGGCGTCTTGTCGCTCCTCGTGGTCATGCAAATCCAAGTATCACTGAAAGTGAGGCTTTGACCAGTGAGGGTGTGGGATCATACTGGCCATTTGCATCAGGCAGGTTCGTGGATCACGCCAATTTGCTTTTGCGTCAGATTATTGAAACACCTGAGACCAGGTATTCGTTGACTCCTAACCAGCATGTAGGCGCATGGAAAGTAAGTTTTATGCCACAGTGGATATCCCGAGAGTATCTGTCACGTCGTGGTATGGCACGATTCAAAGCGGATCAGCTGGTCGAATCGAGATGTTCACTGCTCGGACACACACTCAAGTCGATGCAGGTGGAAGGTAGCCCGATTCCTCACGAGCTTCTGAGGGTTGAGGAACAGCCGGAAGTCGGAATAGAGGGGTACGACAAAGGCGCAGAAATCCTTCACGGATTTTTCAGAAAGGAACTTGAAAAATTCCGGGATGATGGTCTCGATAGTATAGGTCGTAAAATCATCGAATGTTGTATGGATAATGGTTCTGATGAAGATTATGAGAAACTTATCAATTCATAA
- a CDS encoding carbohydrate binding domain-containing protein, whose product MRLTFRALFTAMFLLLAASESYATWDPCGFNFGMTYAENREIPDEVNYLTIWAGCDEENRFNNYWHGEMLRTCIQHNKTPVFYAYIIAFAARRERGLQDCDKNSSNNLCTDGANFIRENWSEIKAEYSMYASETANIWGTSEPIIWLMEPDFYQYNSSSQQGGGISAQELGEKMNELVTIIKSHLPNAIISVDISPWIEDQAAWYNNFDMSTFSYANTSGGRTSAHSQYIRANENPTTWNEIHNITGLGIIADDGYGVGGGNTGHDDTWDDVNNLNARIADGVVAITQADPKPNWGATIQQIRPQLDDIITCSDNGGGGGGHEPNTYSLSTHTQGQGSVSRDPNNDSYPAGTSVQLTANANEGWTFSGWSGDGVHGDQNPLSVTVSSDMNITATFTRLQDDDDHEPTYSLSTHTQGQGSVSRNPNSDSYPAGTSVQLTANANEGWRFSGWSGDGVYGDQNPLSVTVNSTMNITATFTRLQDNDDGDDSGDDDSDDSSEGDESRGGGSQPGENILENGDFSSGTDSWHFNNHGAESEGTVENGEFVITIDDPGTAHWNIQFHQYVPLEQGQTYMLSFDAWASEPRSLVANVGQSSGDYASYSGEQEVDLSTSRQTFTEMFTMNEASDNDARFEFNAGASGTGTVYIDNVELSIAQTTSIPKISVPNIPSNWSIGVNGGSFVINAATPKQVELSMYDIRGRLAGRLYNGKITAGNHTITLNHKRFPSGTYIVILRDANRKELAKSTTVIRNR is encoded by the coding sequence ATGAGGTTAACTTTCCGTGCACTTTTTACAGCTATGTTTCTATTACTAGCAGCCAGTGAAAGCTATGCCACGTGGGATCCATGCGGGTTCAATTTCGGCATGACTTATGCAGAAAATCGTGAAATTCCAGATGAAGTGAATTACTTAACCATTTGGGCTGGTTGTGACGAGGAAAACAGATTTAACAACTACTGGCATGGAGAGATGCTCAGAACCTGCATACAGCACAACAAAACACCGGTGTTTTATGCCTATATCATTGCCTTTGCTGCCAGAAGAGAGAGGGGGTTACAAGATTGTGATAAAAATTCATCAAATAATCTCTGTACAGATGGTGCAAACTTTATCAGAGAGAACTGGTCTGAAATAAAAGCTGAATATTCAATGTATGCCTCCGAAACAGCCAATATATGGGGAACATCTGAACCGATTATCTGGCTCATGGAACCGGATTTCTACCAGTATAACTCTTCATCTCAACAAGGCGGGGGAATATCTGCCCAGGAGCTTGGTGAGAAGATGAATGAACTGGTCACAATAATTAAAAGTCACCTGCCTAATGCAATTATTTCTGTAGATATTTCACCATGGATTGAGGACCAGGCTGCATGGTATAATAACTTTGACATGTCTACATTCTCTTATGCCAATACTTCCGGCGGCCGCACATCAGCCCACAGCCAATATATTCGTGCAAACGAAAACCCAACAACATGGAATGAGATTCACAACATCACGGGACTTGGAATAATTGCCGATGATGGCTATGGAGTGGGAGGTGGCAACACCGGCCATGATGATACCTGGGATGATGTAAACAACCTAAATGCCCGCATTGCAGATGGAGTTGTTGCTATAACCCAAGCCGATCCAAAGCCAAACTGGGGTGCTACCATTCAACAGATAAGACCACAGCTAGACGATATTATTACATGTTCGGATAATGGCGGCGGTGGTGGCGGCCACGAACCAAACACCTACTCCCTTTCCACACACACGCAGGGACAAGGCTCTGTAAGCAGAGACCCTAACAACGATTCCTACCCCGCTGGCACAAGCGTGCAGCTAACTGCAAACGCAAATGAAGGGTGGACATTCTCAGGATGGAGCGGTGATGGTGTACATGGAGATCAAAACCCGCTATCTGTTACTGTCAGCTCCGATATGAATATCACCGCCACCTTTACCAGATTGCAAGATGATGATGACCACGAACCGACCTACTCCCTATCCACACATACGCAGGGACAAGGCTCTGTAAGCAGAAACCCTAACAGCGACTCCTACCCCGCTGGTACAAGCGTGCAGTTAACTGCAAATGCAAATGAAGGGTGGAGATTCTCAGGATGGAGCGGTGATGGTGTTTACGGAGATCAAAACCCGCTATCTGTAACGGTTAACTCAACTATGAATATCACCGCCACCTTTACCAGATTACAGGATAACGATGATGGTGATGATAGTGGTGATGACGACAGTGATGATAGCAGTGAGGGTGATGAAAGTCGCGGCGGTGGCAGCCAACCAGGAGAAAACATACTGGAAAACGGCGACTTTTCATCAGGTACGGACTCCTGGCATTTCAATAACCACGGTGCGGAATCGGAAGGTACGGTTGAGAACGGGGAATTTGTAATCACCATAGATGACCCTGGAACCGCTCACTGGAATATTCAGTTCCATCAGTATGTGCCTTTAGAACAGGGCCAAACCTATATGCTTTCCTTTGATGCCTGGGCCTCGGAACCAAGATCCCTGGTAGCAAATGTCGGCCAGTCATCAGGGGATTACGCCAGTTACAGCGGAGAACAGGAAGTTGATCTTTCTACCTCAAGACAAACTTTTACCGAAATGTTTACCATGAATGAGGCCAGTGATAATGATGCCAGATTTGAGTTTAATGCAGGAGCAAGTGGCACCGGTACGGTTTATATCGACAATGTTGAATTAAGTATTGCTCAGACGACATCAATTCCTAAAATTTCCGTACCGAACATTCCTTCAAACTGGTCAATAGGTGTAAATGGTGGCTCGTTTGTGATCAATGCTGCAACCCCGAAACAGGTGGAGCTAAGTATGTATGATATACGCGGCCGACTTGCAGGACGACTCTACAATGGAAAGATAACCGCAGGTAATCATACAATTACTCTTAATCACAAAAGGTTTCCTTCAGGAACCTACATTGTAATTCTTAGGGACGCAAACAGGAAAGAATTGGCTAAATCCACTACCGTTATCAGAAACAGATAA
- a CDS encoding DUF2294 domain-containing protein codes for MVNLTRGEAEAQITQAMVKFEREYKGRGPEEAKTFIIEEHVFVRLRGVLTPAERHLAKADDTITGRKLIKQVRQELIENARYLLETIVKDVLGIDVVSLHTDISSVTGERIIVFTMERSPRFMNE; via the coding sequence ATGGTTAATCTTACCCGTGGCGAAGCTGAAGCGCAGATAACGCAGGCTATGGTAAAATTTGAACGGGAGTACAAAGGGCGGGGGCCGGAAGAGGCCAAAACGTTTATTATAGAAGAGCATGTGTTTGTGCGTCTGCGTGGCGTACTGACTCCGGCTGAGCGGCATTTGGCCAAAGCAGACGACACCATCACCGGTCGCAAGCTCATAAAGCAGGTTCGTCAGGAGCTTATTGAGAATGCCCGGTATCTGCTCGAAACAATTGTTAAAGATGTGCTTGGGATAGATGTGGTCTCTCTGCACACCGATATCAGTTCGGTGACCGGGGAGCGGATTATAGTATTCACCATGGAGCGCTCTCCCAGGTTTATGAATGAATGA
- a CDS encoding trypsin-like peptidase domain-containing protein produces MNFCIIRVNLSNIVSGRIVMGYLISASKEHCAGSVFRKVAGVIALFCIGWAQSGDGGLLEYERNTIDVYEKTKGSVVYIESRRSLRGLSLPSGTELPRGSGSGVIWDREGHVVTNYHVIQNADSVMVFFDRDKQFKAELIGIDSTKDLAVLKVDAPENLLDPVRVGDKQDLVVGRKALALGNPFGLQKTLTVGVISALGRQIRASETRTIRHVIQTDAVINPGNSGGPLLDSQARLIGVNTAIVSRGGANTGIGFAIPVHTVKRVVPELIEHGVVRRAGLGITTLRDKASELYPGEGVVILNVPQGSPAQAAGLRGVSRDSQGKTIVGDVIVKINDTVIRNNDDLAHFLEEQVAGDLVQVTVKRENQEHIVACTLVQIN; encoded by the coding sequence GTGAACTTCTGCATCATCAGGGTGAATCTCAGTAACATTGTAAGTGGAAGGATAGTTATGGGGTATTTGATTTCTGCGTCTAAAGAGCATTGTGCTGGGAGTGTATTCAGAAAAGTTGCAGGGGTAATCGCTCTTTTTTGTATCGGCTGGGCTCAGTCCGGTGATGGAGGGCTGCTTGAATATGAACGTAACACCATTGATGTGTACGAAAAGACCAAGGGGTCCGTAGTTTATATCGAGAGTCGCAGAAGTTTAAGAGGGCTGTCCCTTCCATCAGGGACAGAGCTTCCCAGGGGATCCGGATCGGGAGTTATCTGGGACAGGGAGGGCCATGTGGTTACCAATTATCACGTAATACAAAACGCTGACAGTGTTATGGTGTTTTTTGACAGAGATAAACAGTTCAAAGCAGAGCTGATCGGAATCGATTCTACAAAAGATCTTGCAGTTCTTAAAGTAGATGCTCCCGAAAACCTTCTGGATCCAGTTAGAGTCGGTGATAAACAGGATCTTGTTGTAGGAAGAAAAGCTCTTGCTCTTGGGAACCCGTTTGGGTTACAGAAAACTCTAACCGTTGGGGTGATTAGCGCACTGGGACGGCAGATCAGAGCCTCCGAAACACGTACTATCAGACATGTCATTCAGACAGACGCTGTAATCAATCCCGGGAATTCCGGTGGACCACTTCTTGATTCACAGGCAAGGCTTATTGGAGTAAATACCGCCATAGTTTCTCGTGGGGGTGCAAATACCGGCATAGGGTTTGCCATTCCTGTACACACTGTGAAACGTGTGGTACCGGAATTGATAGAGCACGGTGTAGTACGTCGCGCAGGTCTGGGAATAACAACACTGCGGGATAAAGCTTCAGAACTCTATCCTGGTGAAGGTGTGGTGATACTCAATGTGCCCCAGGGCAGTCCTGCACAAGCTGCCGGGTTGAGAGGCGTCTCAAGAGACTCCCAGGGCAAAACCATTGTAGGGGATGTGATAGTAAAGATCAATGATACCGTGATCCGCAATAACGACGACCTGGCACATTTTCTTGAAGAACAAGTAGCGGGAGATCTGGTGCAGGTGACCGTGAAGAGGGAAAACCAGGAGCATATCGTAGCTTGTACACTGGTGCAGATTAATTAG
- a CDS encoding Na-translocating system protein MpsC family protein — protein MMEGNNSTEKDTESLSSIIAREVCSYGSEQMGIYPKKVSVDVHEQSVTVTLEGVSHPAELELAKKQLSRSMIQEMYTELFNVSNSVLHSRLENNLDKTVIRSFFTVDPQYGSAVIVLFFGLK, from the coding sequence ATGATGGAAGGAAACAACAGCACAGAAAAAGATACAGAGTCGCTGAGCTCCATAATCGCCCGGGAGGTCTGTTCCTACGGTAGTGAGCAGATGGGGATTTATCCCAAAAAAGTATCGGTTGATGTTCATGAGCAGTCGGTGACGGTGACGCTTGAGGGGGTATCACATCCTGCAGAGTTGGAATTGGCAAAGAAACAGTTGTCCCGTTCAATGATCCAGGAAATGTATACCGAACTGTTTAATGTTTCAAATTCTGTTCTGCATTCACGGTTGGAAAATAATCTGGACAAAACAGTTATCCGCTCTTTTTTCACTGTTGATCCGCAGTACGGAAGCGCGGTGATAGTTCTGTTTTTTGGATTAAAATGA
- a CDS encoding GntR family transcriptional regulator, with the protein MAFTFTLSNSSGVPYYRQIVNQVMYAVANGMLKPGERLPTVRQLAVDLQVNLNTIVKAYGELEIRGVVNTQQGTGTFVSECGTQIDPKEKQKGIERLCFQFLDEIAAMSVSTDEVITTLKRIIKERTKNRKGDI; encoded by the coding sequence TTGGCGTTTACTTTCACTCTCAGCAACTCAAGCGGTGTGCCCTACTATCGCCAAATCGTTAACCAGGTGATGTACGCAGTAGCTAACGGCATGCTTAAACCCGGAGAACGCCTCCCTACCGTACGCCAGCTCGCAGTGGACCTGCAGGTCAATCTAAACACTATAGTAAAAGCGTACGGCGAACTTGAAATACGTGGGGTAGTTAACACTCAGCAGGGCACCGGAACCTTTGTTTCTGAATGCGGAACCCAAATCGATCCAAAGGAAAAGCAGAAGGGGATAGAAAGGCTTTGCTTTCAATTCCTTGACGAAATTGCCGCAATGTCGGTAAGTACCGATGAAGTTATCACCACACTTAAGAGAATAATTAAAGAGCGAACAAAAAACCGGAAAGGGGATATATAA
- a CDS encoding class I SAM-dependent methyltransferase produces MKSMEESVLTALDATDKGLFPFLPYILQDFWEIGSDPESLIPLIKNHNRKESPNVLDLGCGKGAVTVKLASKLGYRCYGIDAVSEFINFARKKAVQYNVQKICKFEAADIRVKVKDLHNYDIIILGSVGQVFGKYYETLQALSPVLNDDGFIVIDDGYIDDQSDFTHPQVPKRKEMVKQIISAKMRLVDEVISCDNADFQAYDTEYALIEKRCNELIEKNRDKSHLFKNYMSQQRKEYGFLKNEIVCATLVIKKDGKKGQ; encoded by the coding sequence ATGAAGTCAATGGAAGAGAGCGTCCTTACAGCGTTAGACGCCACCGATAAAGGGCTTTTCCCTTTTTTACCCTACATTCTGCAGGATTTCTGGGAGATAGGATCTGATCCGGAGAGTTTAATCCCTCTAATCAAAAATCATAACAGAAAAGAAAGTCCGAATGTTCTTGATCTTGGATGTGGCAAAGGCGCTGTAACGGTAAAGCTTGCCAGTAAGCTTGGGTACAGATGTTACGGTATAGATGCAGTGTCTGAATTCATCAATTTTGCCAGAAAGAAAGCGGTGCAATACAATGTGCAAAAAATCTGTAAATTTGAAGCGGCGGATATACGTGTAAAAGTTAAAGACCTGCACAATTATGATATCATCATACTGGGATCTGTCGGGCAGGTTTTTGGAAAATATTATGAAACGCTCCAGGCTCTCTCACCAGTACTTAACGATGATGGGTTTATCGTAATCGATGATGGATATATCGATGACCAAAGTGATTTCACCCATCCTCAGGTGCCAAAACGAAAAGAGATGGTAAAACAGATAATATCGGCAAAGATGCGTCTTGTCGATGAAGTAATCTCCTGCGACAATGCAGATTTCCAGGCATATGATACAGAGTATGCTTTAATCGAGAAAAGGTGTAATGAATTAATTGAAAAAAACCGCGACAAGAGTCATCTGTTTAAAAACTACATGAGTCAGCAGAGAAAAGAGTATGGTTTCCTGAAAAATGAAATTGTATGCGCAACCCTGGTGATAAAAAAAGACGGAAAAAAAGGGCAATGA
- a CDS encoding AraC family transcriptional regulator has protein sequence MQSKRTFSTLILLLLVCITQAQFPPGEITWSAFDDNHESGNSKVLSLSVTDSVEWVYQLNPGHSWPFAGLTMGIDLTQSNSQDNCCNESDTLIIYMRSNQPGRVVLQLATFDPEITVEDDPVSSRTLEAPVTVFPEKTRVAVPLEDFKVAKWWRTRYGIAPTDKRLFLDSINVVNWVFGNTPRIGHTDTLVVYGVSFVSGNEKKRSSLMYLLFIVPLFFIPVLIKLLTYKRKEDRNEGVSKVINLKPEPLEVQPGDWDRFLQFMNKNYSSNELNLSNVASSLGISESRLSKLIKENYHEGFRSMIHTLRIDEAKRLLSHTKLNVAEIAYKLGYATPSHFNREFKLRIGVTPTAFRAENSTLLSGSTL, from the coding sequence TTGCAGTCGAAGAGAACGTTTTCAACATTGATCCTATTACTGCTCGTATGTATCACACAAGCACAATTTCCTCCCGGTGAAATTACGTGGAGTGCTTTTGATGATAACCATGAATCGGGTAATTCCAAAGTTTTGAGTCTCTCTGTAACTGATAGCGTCGAATGGGTGTATCAATTGAATCCGGGGCACTCCTGGCCCTTTGCGGGATTAACTATGGGAATTGACCTCACACAGTCCAATTCTCAAGACAACTGTTGTAATGAATCCGATACACTGATAATCTATATGAGAAGCAATCAGCCCGGGAGAGTGGTGTTGCAGTTGGCTACATTCGATCCGGAGATAACGGTGGAAGATGATCCTGTGAGCAGTCGAACTCTGGAAGCGCCGGTTACAGTTTTTCCCGAAAAGACCCGGGTTGCTGTGCCGCTTGAGGATTTTAAAGTGGCAAAATGGTGGAGAACGCGCTACGGTATTGCTCCTACAGACAAAAGATTGTTTCTGGATTCTATTAATGTTGTAAATTGGGTTTTTGGGAATACGCCACGGATCGGACATACTGATACACTGGTGGTATACGGGGTATCTTTTGTTTCCGGGAATGAAAAAAAGAGATCATCTCTAATGTATCTACTTTTTATTGTTCCGCTATTTTTTATTCCAGTACTTATAAAGTTGCTGACATATAAAAGAAAAGAAGACAGGAATGAAGGGGTTTCCAAAGTGATCAATCTGAAACCGGAACCGCTCGAGGTACAACCTGGTGATTGGGATAGGTTTCTTCAATTCATGAATAAAAACTACAGTTCAAATGAGCTAAACTTAAGCAACGTTGCTTCTTCTTTGGGAATTTCGGAGTCCAGGCTCTCAAAGCTTATCAAGGAAAACTACCATGAAGGCTTCCGCAGCATGATCCACACCCTTCGCATAGATGAAGCAAAACGCCTGCTCAGCCATACAAAACTTAATGTGGCAGAGATCGCCTACAAATTGGGTTATGCTACGCCAAGTCACTTTAATCGGGAATTTAAGTTGAGGATCGGAGTGACGCCTACTGCTTTTCGTGCTGAGAACAGCACACTTTTATCTGGTAGTACCCTTTAG
- a CDS encoding alpha/beta hydrolase, which yields MIRILIVIFTLLSLLAAWVWLSYRRDIAASYARIENVSSSIATPFGNLEYLTAEKKQLDVLMIHGAGGGFDQGELLAQEILGEEFNWIAPSRFGYLKSDIRQGATVEEQAHTYAYLLDSLNVDQVAVVGVSAGGVSAYLFALLYPQRVTSLTLISCGAAQLPPEQVEEAENVGRILTYVVQNDFVYWAVSNLFKRQLLNFLGADRQVIETLSPHQYDAIERVIDYMNPASVRYDGIMFDHHTQQLGKRIAAISHPTLIIHAQDDVLFPYEHAQFAAQTVPNARLLSFERGGHFVATVENITVREEVRVHIISGFEQ from the coding sequence GTGATTAGAATACTAATTGTGATTTTCACGCTACTGAGTCTATTGGCTGCCTGGGTATGGCTTTCCTACAGAAGAGATATTGCTGCATCGTATGCAAGAATTGAGAATGTAAGCAGTAGCATTGCAACCCCTTTCGGTAATTTAGAATACCTTACAGCTGAAAAAAAACAATTAGATGTCCTGATGATCCATGGGGCAGGTGGAGGATTTGATCAGGGTGAGCTTTTGGCTCAGGAGATACTGGGGGAAGAATTTAACTGGATAGCGCCGTCTCGTTTTGGGTATTTAAAATCAGATATACGGCAAGGGGCTACTGTTGAGGAGCAGGCCCATACATATGCATATCTGCTCGATAGCCTCAATGTCGATCAGGTGGCAGTAGTGGGGGTAAGTGCTGGGGGAGTTTCTGCATATCTCTTTGCGCTTCTTTACCCTCAGAGGGTTACTTCACTTACGCTTATCTCCTGTGGTGCCGCACAGTTACCTCCGGAGCAGGTGGAGGAGGCAGAGAATGTAGGTAGAATTTTAACCTATGTAGTGCAGAATGATTTTGTTTACTGGGCAGTTTCAAATCTGTTTAAAAGGCAGTTGTTGAATTTTTTGGGCGCTGACAGGCAAGTGATTGAAACCCTCAGTCCTCATCAGTACGATGCAATAGAGCGGGTTATTGACTACATGAACCCGGCTTCAGTTCGTTATGATGGCATAATGTTTGACCATCATACGCAACAACTGGGTAAGCGAATCGCTGCTATTAGTCACCCAACACTTATCATTCATGCACAGGATGATGTATTGTTTCCCTATGAGCATGCACAATTCGCCGCTCAAACCGTTCCCAATGCCCGTCTGTTGAGCTTTGAACGCGGTGGGCACTTTGTTGCTACAGTGGAAAATATCACAGTGCGGGAGGAGGTCAGAGTTCATATCATCAGCGGTTTTGAACAGTAG
- a CDS encoding OsmC family protein produces MPDLKFSVSAQALSPAKTEVKTRKFSFIIDEPKELGGTNEAANPVEYLLGSLAGCINVVGHLVAKEQNITLSNLKVEISGNLNPEKLFGKATEDRTGYKEISVKLYPETDASPEVLSKWIEEIEKRCPINDNITNSTPVKVSVGADTASTTTA; encoded by the coding sequence ATGCCAGATCTCAAGTTTTCAGTAAGTGCCCAGGCTTTGAGTCCTGCTAAAACAGAAGTCAAAACCCGCAAGTTTTCCTTCATTATCGATGAACCTAAAGAGCTTGGTGGCACCAATGAAGCCGCTAATCCTGTGGAATACCTTCTGGGGTCACTTGCAGGTTGTATAAATGTAGTTGGTCATCTGGTTGCAAAGGAACAGAACATTACCCTTTCTAATCTCAAAGTGGAGATTTCAGGAAACCTGAACCCGGAAAAGCTTTTCGGTAAAGCGACTGAGGACAGAACCGGTTACAAAGAGATCAGCGTAAAGCTGTACCCAGAAACCGATGCCTCACCTGAAGTACTTTCAAAGTGGATTGAAGAGATAGAGAAGCGCTGCCCAATTAACGACAACATTACAAATTCCACACCGGTAAAAGTTTCAGTGGGTGCGGATACCGCTTCAACTACAACTGCCTGA
- a CDS encoding DUF3820 family protein has protein sequence MPFSESSISDPSYLLKLARTTMPFGKYKGLLLIDFLRGLGEMLRAVYEIKVNGLEYLFEPLKRVRSKSVPNGSGIAIDD, from the coding sequence ATGCCATTCTCCGAATCCTCTATATCTGATCCATCCTATCTTCTAAAACTTGCACGTACCACCATGCCCTTTGGGAAATACAAGGGATTATTACTCATAGATTTCCTGCGGGGACTTGGTGAGATGCTTCGGGCGGTTTATGAGATCAAGGTGAATGGGTTAGAGTATCTTTTTGAACCATTGAAAAGGGTACGATCCAAATCAGTTCCAAACGGATCAGGAATCGCCATTGATGATTAG